Proteins encoded in a region of the Mesoflavibacter profundi genome:
- the queG gene encoding tRNA epoxyqueuosine(34) reductase QueG, translated as MINNTSKHTRLIKEEAKRLGFLSCGISKAQFLDEEAPRLEQWLNNNMHGKMQYMENHFDKRLDPTKLVEDSKSVISLLLNYYPDQTQTEDSYKLSKYAYGTDYHFVIKDKLKQLLQFIKENIGDVNGRAFVDSAPVLDKAWAAKSGLGWIGKHSNLLSKQTGSFYFIAELIIDLDLDYDNPTTDHCGTCTACIDACPTQAIVQPYVVDGSKCISYFTIELKEELPSTMKNKFDDWMFGCDVCQDVCPWNRFSKPHSEPLFNPHPDLLSMTKKDWDEITEDTFRKIFKKSAVKRTKLSGLNRNINFLKD; from the coding sequence TTGATAAATAATACATCTAAACATACTAGATTAATAAAAGAAGAGGCAAAACGATTAGGTTTTTTGTCTTGTGGTATAAGTAAAGCACAATTTTTAGATGAAGAAGCGCCAAGGTTAGAACAATGGTTAAACAATAATATGCATGGAAAAATGCAGTATATGGAAAACCATTTTGATAAACGATTAGATCCAACCAAATTAGTAGAAGATTCTAAAAGTGTTATCTCTTTATTGCTAAATTACTATCCAGACCAAACACAAACAGAAGACAGTTACAAGTTATCTAAATACGCATACGGTACAGATTATCATTTTGTAATAAAAGATAAACTTAAGCAGTTGTTACAATTTATAAAAGAAAACATAGGAGATGTAAACGGACGTGCTTTTGTAGATTCTGCACCAGTATTAGATAAAGCTTGGGCTGCAAAAAGCGGATTAGGTTGGATAGGTAAGCACAGTAATTTATTAAGTAAACAAACAGGAAGCTTTTATTTTATAGCAGAACTTATAATAGATCTAGATTTAGATTACGATAATCCAACAACAGACCATTGTGGGACATGTACTGCATGTATAGACGCATGTCCAACGCAAGCAATTGTACAACCTTACGTAGTAGATGGAAGTAAATGTATAAGTTACTTTACTATAGAATTAAAAGAAGAATTACCTTCTACAATGAAAAACAAGTTTGACGATTGGATGTTTGGTTGTGATGTTTGTCAAGATGTTTGTCCATGGAATAGGTTTAGTAAACCACATTCAGAACCATTATTTAATCCACATCCTGATTTATTATCAATGACAAAAAAAGATTGGGATGAAATTACAGAAGACACATTCAGGAAGATTTTTAAAAAATCTGCAGTAAAAAGAACAAAACTTTCAGGATTAAATCGAAACATCAATTTTTTAAAAGACTAG
- a CDS encoding NADP-dependent malic enzyme codes for MSKQSRRREALVYHAKPTPGKIKVVPTKRYATQRDLSLAYSPGVAEPCLEIEKDKNNAYKYTSKGNLVAVISNGTAVLGLGDIGPEASKPVMEGKGLLFKIFADIDVFDIEVDTKNVEEFIQTVKNIAPTFGGINLEDIKAPEAFEIERRLKEELDIPVMHDDQHGTAIISAAALLNALELAEKKIDEIKIVVSGAGAAAISCTRLYQAFGAKRENIVMLDSKGVIRDDRDNLTAQKAEFATHRKIDTLDQAMQDADVFIGLSTSDIVSQDMLKSMAKNPIVFAMANPDPEIAYDVAIATREDIIMATGRSDHPNQVNNVLGFPFIFRGALDVRATKINEAMKMAAVKALADLAKEPVPEQVNIAYGETRLAFGKDYIIPKPFDPRLISEVPPAVAKAAIESGVAQEPITDWEKYKDELMQRLGSDNKLMRLLFNRAKLNPKRVVFAEADQLDVLKAAQVVYEEGIAHPILLGRQDEIERLKEEIEFDAEVPIIDPKSDEQLENKNRYAKVYWEQRKRRGVTLFNAQKIMRERNYFAAMMVNEGDADALITGYSRNYPSVVKPMLELFGLAPGSSRLATTNLMMTQRGPMFLSDTAINIDPSAKDLARIAQMTAKTMKMFGLEPVMAMTSYSNFGSSTNERASKVREAVKYLHNSYPDLIVDGELQTDFALNSEMLQDIFPFSKLAGKKVNALIFPNLDAANITYKLLKELNKADSIGPIMMGMRKPVHILQLDASVDEIVSMAAIAVIDAQQKEKLEVSLKNKK; via the coding sequence ATGAGTAAACAAAGTAGACGTCGTGAGGCTTTAGTATATCATGCAAAGCCAACTCCAGGGAAAATAAAAGTTGTACCAACAAAACGATATGCCACACAAAGAGATTTATCTTTAGCATATTCTCCTGGTGTAGCAGAGCCTTGTTTAGAAATCGAAAAAGATAAAAATAACGCTTATAAATATACTTCTAAAGGAAATTTAGTAGCTGTAATCTCTAATGGTACAGCTGTATTAGGATTAGGAGATATAGGACCAGAAGCTTCAAAACCAGTAATGGAAGGTAAAGGTCTGTTATTTAAAATCTTCGCAGATATTGATGTGTTTGATATAGAAGTAGATACAAAAAATGTAGAAGAATTTATACAAACCGTAAAAAATATTGCACCAACTTTTGGAGGTATAAATTTAGAAGATATTAAAGCTCCAGAAGCTTTTGAAATAGAACGTCGTCTTAAAGAAGAATTAGACATTCCTGTAATGCATGACGATCAACACGGAACAGCAATTATATCAGCAGCAGCCTTACTAAATGCATTAGAATTAGCAGAAAAAAAGATAGATGAAATAAAAATTGTAGTAAGTGGTGCAGGAGCAGCAGCAATATCATGTACAAGATTATACCAAGCGTTTGGTGCAAAACGTGAGAATATTGTCATGTTAGATAGTAAAGGTGTTATTAGAGACGATAGAGATAATCTAACAGCACAAAAAGCCGAGTTTGCTACACACAGAAAAATAGATACATTAGATCAAGCTATGCAAGATGCAGATGTATTTATTGGTTTATCTACATCAGATATTGTTAGTCAAGATATGTTAAAATCTATGGCTAAAAACCCAATAGTATTTGCTATGGCAAATCCTGATCCAGAAATAGCTTATGATGTTGCAATTGCAACTCGAGAAGATATAATTATGGCTACAGGACGTAGCGATCATCCTAACCAAGTAAATAACGTATTAGGGTTTCCTTTTATTTTTAGAGGTGCATTAGATGTTCGTGCAACAAAAATTAACGAAGCGATGAAAATGGCTGCGGTAAAAGCACTTGCAGATTTAGCTAAAGAACCAGTTCCTGAACAAGTAAATATTGCATACGGAGAAACACGATTAGCGTTTGGAAAAGATTACATTATCCCAAAACCGTTTGATCCAAGATTAATTTCAGAAGTGCCACCAGCTGTAGCAAAAGCAGCAATAGAAAGTGGTGTTGCGCAAGAGCCAATAACAGATTGGGAAAAATATAAAGACGAATTAATGCAACGTTTAGGCTCTGATAATAAGTTAATGCGATTACTTTTTAATCGTGCAAAACTTAATCCTAAGCGTGTAGTTTTTGCAGAAGCAGATCAATTAGATGTTTTAAAAGCGGCTCAAGTTGTTTATGAAGAAGGTATAGCACATCCAATTTTATTAGGAAGACAAGACGAGATTGAAAGGTTAAAAGAAGAAATAGAATTTGATGCAGAAGTCCCAATTATAGATCCAAAATCTGACGAGCAACTTGAAAATAAAAACAGATATGCTAAAGTCTATTGGGAACAACGTAAACGTCGCGGAGTAACATTATTTAATGCTCAAAAAATTATGCGAGAGCGTAATTATTTTGCAGCAATGATGGTAAACGAAGGTGATGCAGATGCATTAATAACAGGATATTCGCGTAACTATCCATCTGTTGTAAAGCCTATGTTAGAATTATTTGGTCTTGCACCAGGATCTTCAAGACTTGCTACCACAAACCTAATGATGACGCAACGTGGACCAATGTTTTTAAGTGATACGGCAATAAACATAGATCCATCTGCTAAGGATTTAGCGAGAATTGCCCAAATGACAGCAAAAACGATGAAAATGTTTGGTTTAGAGCCTGTAATGGCAATGACGTCTTATTCTAATTTTGGATCTTCAACTAACGAAAGAGCTTCAAAAGTTAGAGAAGCTGTAAAATATTTACATAATTCTTATCCAGATTTAATTGTGGATGGAGAATTACAAACAGATTTTGCTTTAAATAGCGAAATGTTACAAGACATTTTCCCATTTTCTAAATTAGCAGGTAAAAAAGTAAATGCTTTAATATTTCCAAACCTAGACGCAGCAAATATTACTTATAAGTTATTAAAAGAATTAAATAAAGCAGATTCTATAGGTCCAATTATGATGGGTATGAGAAAACCAGTACATATCCTTCAATTAGATGCTAGTGTAGACGAGATTGTAAGTATGGCTGCAATTGCTGTAATAGATGCGCAACAAAAGGAAAAATTAGAAGTTAGCCTTAAAAATAAGAAGTAA
- the ruvA gene encoding Holliday junction branch migration protein RuvA: MITHIQGKLVEKNPTDVIIDCNGVGYILNISLHTYSQIPDQEALKLYTHLQVREDAHTLYGFASKAERELFRLLISVSGIGANTARTMLSSLTPKQIREGIATEDVALIQSIKGIGAKTAQRVIIDLKDKILKIYDIDEVSVKESNTNKEEALSALEVLGFAKKQAEKVIDKIVAAQPDANVETIIKLALKNL; encoded by the coding sequence ATGATTACACACATACAAGGTAAATTAGTAGAAAAAAATCCTACAGATGTTATAATAGATTGTAATGGTGTTGGTTATATATTAAATATCTCGTTGCATACTTACTCTCAAATTCCAGATCAAGAAGCCTTAAAACTGTATACACATCTTCAAGTAAGAGAAGATGCACATACGCTATATGGTTTTGCTTCTAAAGCAGAAAGAGAGTTGTTTAGGTTACTAATATCTGTAAGTGGTATTGGTGCAAATACAGCAAGAACAATGTTGTCTTCTCTAACACCAAAACAGATTAGAGAAGGTATAGCAACAGAAGACGTAGCACTAATTCAATCTATTAAAGGTATAGGAGCTAAAACAGCACAACGTGTAATTATAGATTTAAAAGATAAAATTCTTAAAATCTATGATATTGACGAAGTTTCTGTTAAAGAAAGCAATACCAATAAAGAAGAAGCGTTATCTGCTTTAGAAGTTTTAGGTTTTGCTAAAAAGCAAGCAGAGAAAGTTATAGATAAAATTGTTGCAGCTCAACCTGATGCTAACGTAGAAACCATAATTAAACTTGCATTAAAAAATTTATAA